The Triticum aestivum cultivar Chinese Spring chromosome 5A, IWGSC CS RefSeq v2.1, whole genome shotgun sequence genomic sequence GTATGTTTATTTAGGGTTCTTTTCTTTTCCAAATTTCTGTTTGTTTGCAATTTCTAACTTAGAAATCATGTTAATCTCATCAAGCTATCTATATTTACTTACTTGGGTGATTATGTCAGTTCAAATAGTTTTATCTGTGAACATAAATTTAGTCTGTTACTTTCTACATACGCTCAATGGCCAATTCAGATTGAAAAGCTCCAATTTGATTGAGATCATCTTTTACTACTTCCCAATTTCTAGCACACTCCATATTCATTTATGATGTATGTCGACTTGACATTTCATTTAACATTTTCATTTTTAGCACTTAAAGTTGCAGCTAAGCTAATGGAGAGTTTTCTTTTAAAATGCTCTACATAGCAAAATCAATTTTATTAACCATAGCCTTATCTGCTTTGTAGAAAAACAATTATTGAACAAAAAACAGTATGAAGTGACATTCAAACGTTTTCATGCATGAAAGATCTTCGTGGGATGAAACGAATGCTAACACTACTTTTTTAATGTTGGTATTCTTCAAAGTTGCTATTCTCTCATTATTTGATATTGCTTTTTCTCTTGTGGGTCATAGGTTAGATTGTAACAATGTGTCAATGCTCTTTTGCAACTTCAGAACAAGTTATTGTCATATTGATTCAAGTCAATTTATTGCAAATGGTTAGTTTTCTTTCACTTTTCATTGAATTTGGTTACCACATGAAGAATAAATGAACATGTCTATGTTTAAATTTTGGACGCCGATAAgtgccacatgtgtgggcgttagaaagtccgcccacacattttgtgtggtgtataagaggaacaacccacacacctacgtgtgggcaaaacaattaGCGTCCAGACGCCTCTTTTTTCcctcccgatccctctcacacgcgtgcgtgtgggcgaagttgataacgcccatacgcccgtatgtcaggcctcgtacctcctggtcccgcacgccacgcgtgacggtcactgcGCGCCCgtagttgccatggtccagaccctcgtccatgttcgtttaattgcagttgccatgtcgctgaactacggttgccatgtcggacaactgcagttgccatggttgctcaactgcagttgtcatgtatggtctgatctaatgtagttgccatgatttcataagGAGTTGtcacatactaacactaggcagttgagagagttgccatgtgctcacaagcatgctagagcagttgccatgtaaaaaggaagagttgccatctgcttacgtgcacgttagggcagttgccatgtacatgcatgttagggcagttgccatgtaccatgcaaaaacatatggcaactcggtaaaagagagttaccatctgcttacgtgcacactaggcagttgccgtgtaccctgcaaaacacatggcaaactcGGGTAAAAAGGGatagttgccacctgcttataaaagcacactaggggcagttgccatgtgcagtgcaaaaacacatggcaactagcagcttgggtgtgggagaagAGAAGAGCGTGTGGGCAAGATGTCAAATGCCCACAAACTAGCCCTTGTGTGTGCGTGCAAaatggcgtgtgggcgaactgctgaacgcccacacaccagcccctcctgtgtggtgaaacggccgtgtgggcgaccggctgaacgcccacacaccaggcCAATCCTACGTGGCACTAGAAATATGCTAAGATTCATGCGCTCATGAACAgagcggatccacgcgtgtgggcaagatgcaaacgcccacacgtgtgggcgttaacatttccgtaaaTTTTACATGGCTACTTGCTTTGTTGGTTCATAAATATGGCCATATATATTTGCCCCCTCTCAAAAATAATTCTGGGTCCACCCCTGCACAGCGCATGTCTTCCCTGCAACGCCGGTAATCGCTGCATCCCACCACCGGTTGAGCCGACGAGTGTTGCAACGCAGCGCGGCGACAACAGCCATCTTTGCTTCACTCACGGCCATGGCTTTGCAAAACATTGAACTGAGAGTACGGACTTGGGGGCTACAACTTGAGAGCATATCCATGGCGGAGAGGAGCAAATAGAGAAGAAGGTGATAGAGACGAAGGGGATCGCGTACAGGGAAAGAGGAAAAAGAATGGGTGGCTTGTGTGCCTCTCGGCAGAAGATAAGGAAGCGGTAGGCGGTGGGTGGGCCTGCACGGGACACGTGGTGCACGCAGGAGGCGGTTTGCGCGAGACGAAATCATCCAGCTTAAAAATAACGTTTTCCATTCTGTAATTATCCTTCCAATGAGTGAAGAACGGAGCAGCGAAGGCACGTTAGTCTATAGTTTATTTTATACCAAATTTTATCTAAAAGCGTGTTTGATTAAACAATGAAAAAGTAAAGAATTTTTTGCAAGATGTTTGAGTGGACTTTTTTCCTAAATGTAGTGCAATGAATATCTCAGGGAAAATTCTTGGTAGGATTAATCAATCTTACAAATCAAACAATCAACATAGGAAAATTTCAATGGATTATTAGATCCTGCAAAATACGCATGAAAATTCAAACTGGCTGCGTACACTTGCCAAAAAATTAGAGTAGTTATATGGCGAACGATGGGCGCTGGCGGACCGGCCAAAATTTCGGCCGGTCACCGCGCGTCCGTTGAATTCGTCCAATAATACCCATCAGATCTCTACCCCCACATCATCTTCTatgaaaaaaaacgattcgtcgTCCTCACGCCTCCTTCCACACCTCACATCCCCGTTGACCAGTAGCTCGTGGCCATGGCCGAGCTGCGCTCGCCGTGGCCACGCTTGCCGGCCATCGGTGATGCCAGCGCTTGCCTCCCACGGCCGCCCCCACGCTCTCCAGCCTCTCGCGCTCGTCCAAAAAGAGGGCAGCCATCACCAGCCCTGCATGCTGTGTTCTATGTAGCACAGACCATCGAGCCATCGCTGTCCCCAGCATTGTGTGGCCGTCGTAGCGTCCCTGGGCATGGGGCCATGGACATGGCAATCTCGGTCCAAAACTCATGCTTGTTCCAGCAAGAACATATGTCCGTGGTAGCAAAATTTATTATGGATGCAACCCCGCCTCGCCCTTGTTGCCGACGCTTGACTGTTTCAGCAAAAAGACATGCCGATGGTAGCAATTTTTATTATGGATACAGCTCCGCCTCGCTGTCGTCACCGACGCTCGACTGATTTCAGCAAAAAGACATGCCGGTCGTAGCAATTTTTGTTTGTGGATGCAGCTCCGTCTCGCCGTCGTCGCCGATGCTCGATTGGTTCCAGCAAAAAGATATGCCGGACGTAGCATTTTTGTACGCCGATTGTAACATTTTTTGCTGTGGTTTGCAGCTCCGTCGCGTCGACTCTCGCAGCCGACGCtgagctggttccagcaaaaagatACGCCAGACGAAGCATTTTGGCGCGCCGGTCGTAGCATCTTTGCCCCGTGGATGCAGCTTTGCTGTGTGCTGCCGCTGGTTGTAGCAGACTTCCCCGTGGTAGCAAAAATCCTCTTGGATGCATTCAGCCAGCCGCCCCATGGTTGTAGCTTCGTGTGCGAGCTCACACCATGGCCGGCCTCATCAcagccaggggcggagccagggggGACGAGCAAGGGCCTGGCCCCCCCAATGATCGACAATTTTAGTAGGACCCACGAGTAATTACCAATGAGATTAGATCAATATACGTACTCGGCCCCCCTATACTCGAATCCTGCCTCTGCCACTGATCACAGCTTTGCGGTACTTGCAGTCCTAGCAAGTGCAGGAGCCGCACGCAGCACATGATGGCCGCCCCATCGCAAAGACGATAACAGCCGAGCGCATGAGGGTATGGTCGCGCTGGGCACCAACAGCTGCGCGCGACGACGTATGTGTGGAGGCGCTCTAGCGGGGACGAACGAATGGTCGAGAACGTTTGGGGAAGAGGAGGGGATAAGGGGAAAAGGAAAGAGGGCGGTGCGTGGGATCAATAGGACGTGTGGACAGGACGCGACCGGCGCAGTTTCGGCCGGTCGACCAGATACAAACATTACCTTAGTTTTATATACTCTCTCCAttcataaatatttgtctttttagagattcaaataaACTACcatatatggatgtatatagacatattttagagtgtagattcacttattttgctctatatgtagtcacttgttgaaatctctagaaagacaaatatttaaaaacagagggagtacttattagAATTAACGGAACAGTGTTCGAACATTGATACTCACGTACGTCCAGTACCCGGCTACAAAGCTATATATATACACAAAACCTAGCGTCGCGCTCGGATGATCCATCCGCAGAGTTGGAGCGGTTGGCTTCACTCCGAGCCACCGGCCGGCCGCCGGTAGAAGTCCTCGAAGTCCTGGACCGCCTGCCACTGCGCCGGAGCCAGCGACACCCTGGGCCGGCACCACCGCACGTGATCGTACGCCTCCTTCGCCGTCATCCCCTTGTACCGCACCAGGTAGCACATAACCACCGTGGCGCTGCGCGCGCGCCCGGCCTTGCAGTGCACGTACGTCTTTCTCCCTCGCTCCCCGCTGCTGTGGATGAACGCCGCGGCACGGCAGAGGTCGTCCTTGGACGGCGCGTAGAGGTAGTCAGTGGTTGGCAGCACCAGGTTCTCCATCTTGTGTTTAATGTACAGCGACTTGGGCACCAGCCGCTCGTAGGGCTCGGTGAGGGTCACCACGTCGCGGACGCCCAGGTCGTGCAGGCGCGGCACGTCGCTCGGGAACGGGACGGCGCCGAGGTAGATGTGGGTGCCTTCGATGAGGTTCCACCAGTGGAATTCGGATGAGAGGCGGTACCGGGCCAGGCTGTAGGCGAGCGTCGGGTAGAAGAGCGCCCGCGCGCCCATGCCCACCGCCGCGTGCTTCGCCGCGTCTAGAGTCGTCGCCGACGATGACGACGGCTCCTCCGAGGCTTTACCCCGAGCAGGCCGGCCGGCCACCAGCTTGTAGGCCATCTTCGGGTAGAAGAGCACCCGCGCGCCCACTCCCACCGCCGCCCGCTTCGCCGCGTCCAGAGCCGTCGCCGATGATGACTCTGCCGAGGCTTCCTCGTCCGCGAACATGGTGCtgccgtcctcgtcctcgtcgACGTCGTGCCCGTGAAAGAACTGCAGCTCCACGCCGTCGGTGCCGAACGTGTGCTCGTCGGAGCGCATCTCTGGTCGCGAGGAAGTGTGTTCGTCGAAGTCGATGTCTCGATGCAATCCGCTGCGGTCGATCGGAACCCTCGGAAAATCTGCTCGACGGGATCTAATTGTTAGACAATATAAGGCAAGCACTAGCTTGTATCCCGTTTAATCTCCGAGACCTGCTCCTGTACTTCATCTCCTCTGTCGTATCCGTAATGGACTTGTATCAAGAGATCTGTCCCAACGTGTAAACCATGGCAAGTTTCTTTTTTTGATACAGTTCGCCACACACATACACTCATCCATACGacacacacgcacatcctatcTCTATGAACATCTTCAAAAAATTGAGCTGTCACAATATTTTAACATTGACAAAGTCACCACATGTCCTTCACAGGGGATGGAATTTTCCATAAACTTAACCTGGATCAGCGTGATCCGGTTTACAAAGCTTTACAACCCAATCTGGCCAGAACTCAACAAGACTGTAGTCTTAACATAACGTGGCCAATCCTAACTAGTTCGTGACTAACACAATTTTTCGTACGCCTGATCGCATTCACTACCTACGTCCACTCCCCCCAAACCAGGGCCTTGATCTCATGCACAAGGCTAGCATCACGGGATCTATTTGTGTTTCTTGATTAATCAATATCACAACCTTCAAACAGTTTCATTTTTATGATGAACGGTAATAAGCTTTATTCCAACTCGTCCACAAGAAAAGCTCTCTTCTCCTTCCGTCGACGCCGTTGCCGATCCGTCCCATCTCCGATGGCCTCTAGGCcatggaggtgcggaggatctcgGCCCCCGCCCGTGGGAGGGACCTCGTTCTCGTTCTTGTTAGAGTCAGCGTTTTGATTGAGGCCGTGTGACGGCGACAATGTCCCTTAATAGGAATAATGTCTCACACATTCCATCGCCGTCCtgatggtgtgtctagcatcatcgGAGGACGTGTGTAGGTTTGTCTT encodes the following:
- the LOC123108261 gene encoding phosphatidylglycerophosphate phosphatase PTPMT2; translation: MRSDEHTFGTDGVELQFFHGHDVDEDEDGSTMFADEEASAESSSATALDAAKRAAVGVGARVLFYPKMAYKLVAGRPARGKASEEPSSSSATTLDAAKHAAVGMGARALFYPTLAYSLARYRLSSEFHWWNLIEGTHIYLGAVPFPSDVPRLHDLGVRDVVTLTEPYERLVPKSLYIKHKMENLVLPTTDYLYAPSKDDLCRAAAFIHSSGERGRKTYVHCKAGRARSATVVMCYLVRYKGMTAKEAYDHVRWCRPRVSLAPAQWQAVQDFEDFYRRPAGGSE